The Streptomyces venezuelae genomic interval CGGCCGCTCATAGCTTGTGTCGGGTCCGTGGTGACGCCTCCGAGGCCGTCGCACCGGATCAAGGGGGCCAAGAAGCCCTGGAGCCCACACAGGAGAAGAGCGACAGTGAGGCGGAGACGTACGACCGTTGCGGTGATCGGCGTGCTCGCGAGCGGCATGCTGGTGAGCGGCGCGGCGGCGACAGCGGTTGCGGCGGACGCAGGTGCCGGAGGTACCGGCGACGGGGTTCTGGTCGTCACGAAGGCCGAGATCGTCGAGGACGATTACATCGCGCACGTTTTGGAACCCGAGGGAGAGGACGACGGACTGCCCGGTGGCCTGATCAAGGTGACGACCAGTGAGGGCGCCACCCTGTTCGCGTACTGCCTCGATGCCGGCACCGCACTGAAGGACGGCGCCGCCTACCGAGAGGCCGGCCGGTCCGAGGTGCCCACGCTGAAGGGCAACCCGGACGCAGCGAAGATCGACTGGATTCTGCGGCACGGGTACCCGACGTTCTCCGAGGCCGTGCTCGGCAAGCTGATCGGCGGCAAGCTCTCCAAGAAGGCGGCTGCCGGTGCGACTCAGGCCGCCATCTGGCGCCTCACCAACCACGTCAAGGCGGTCCCGTGGGACCCGGCGGGAGCCGATCTCGCCGACTACCTCGTGGCCCACGCCGCCGACGCCGAGGAACCGGCCCCCTCGCTGGTCCTCGATCCCGGCACGGTGACCGGGCCCGCGGGGGCGACACTCGGTCCGATCACGATCGGCACCACCGGCGACAAGACCACGGCCTCCCTCGACCCCGCGGCCGTCGCGGCCGGCGTGGCGCTGACCGACCGGGAGGGAAACGTGCTCTCGGACGGCAGCGGCAAGCTGATCGAGGCCGTCCTGGACGGTGAATCGCTGTTCGTGAAGGTCCCGGCGGGTGCGCGGCAGGGCAGCGCGACCGTCTCGGCGCAGGGCCTCGTCCCGGTCCCCGTGGGCCACAAGCTGGCCAGCGCGGACAGCCAGTCCCTGGCCCTGGTGACCGGTGACCGGGTTCCGGTCACCACGCACGCGAAGGCGAGCTGGACCGGCGCCACCACCCCGCCGTCGCCCACGGCCGACCCGAGCGGTTCGGCGAGCCCGTCCCCGAGTCAGTCCGTTTCCCCGACCGCACCGGGCGCCACGAGCGAGCCGGGCGCCCCGAGTAGCCCGAGTACCCCGAGTACCCCGAGTGCTCCGAGCGACCCGGGCTCTCCCGGCGCTTCGGCGAGTCCGGACCCGAGCGGGACCACGGGGCAGGCTCCCACACCGGGCGTCACGCACTCGGGCGGCGCCGGGGAACCGGAACCCGCCTCCGCCGGTGGCCGTGCCGGGGGCTCGGGACTCGCCTCCACCGGCAGCTCCGGTGCCGTCGGGTTCGCCGCGGTGGCAGCAGGAGGGCTGGTCGTGATCGGCGCTGCCGTGGTCCTGATCCACGGGTGGCGACGGCGATACCGCACCATGGACTGAGACGAGCGGGCCCCGGGTCGGCGTGATGCCGAACCGGGGCCCGCTCCGTGCGTTTCCGCAGCTCAGGTGAGCTTTACAGGTCGAAGTAGAGCTCGAACTCGTGCGGGTGCGGGCGCAGCTGGATCGGGGCGATCTCGTGGGTGCGCTTGTAGTCGATCCAGGTCTCGATCAGGTCGGAGGTGAAGACGCCACCGGCCTGCAGGTACTCGTTGTCGTCCTCGAGGGCGTGGAGCACGGCCTCCAGGTTGGTCGGGACCTGCTGGACGTTCGCGTGCTCCTCGGGAGCGAGCTCGTACAGGTCCTTGTCGATCGGCTCCGCCGGCTCGATCTTGTTCTTCACGCCGTCGAGGCCCGCGAGGAGCAGCGCCGAGAAGGCGAGGTACGGGTTCGAGGACGGGTCCGGCGCGCGGAACTCGACGCGCTTGGCCTTCGGGTTCGAGCCCGTGATCGGGATGCGCATGGCGGCGGAGCGGTTGCGCTGCGAGTACACCATGTTGACCGGGGCCTCGAAGCCCGGGACCAGGCGGTGGTACGAGTTCACCGTCGGGTTGGTGAAGGCGAGCAGCGACGGGGCGTGCTTGAGGATGCCGCCGATGTAGTAGCGGGCGGTGTCCGAGAGGCCGGCGTAGCCCGTCTCGTCGTAGAACAGCGGGTCGCCGTTGGCCCACAGCGACTGGTGGACGTGCATGCCCGAGCCGTTGTCACCGAAGATCGGCTTCGGCATGAAGGTCGCGGTCTTGCCGTTGCGCCAGGCGACGTTCTTCACGATGTACTTGAAGAGCATCAGGTCGTCGGCCGCGGCGAGCAGCGTGTTGAACTTGTAGTTGATCTCGGCCTGGCCGGCGGTGCCGACCTCGTGGTGCTGGCGCTCGACCTGAAGGCCGACGTTCTCCAGCTCCAGGGAGATCTCGGAGCGCAGGTCGGCGAAGTGGTCGACCGGCGGGGCCGGGAAGTAGCCGCCCTTGTAGCGGACCTTGTAGCCGCGGTTGTTCTCCTCCGCACCGGTGTTCCAGGCGCCGGCCTCGGAGTCGATGTGGTAGAAGCCCTGGTTCGCCGAGGTCTCGAAGCGCACCGAGTCGAAGACGTAGAACTCCGCCTCGGGGCCGAAGTACGCGGTGTCGGCGATGCCGGTGGAGGCGAGGTACGCCTCGGCCTTCTTCGCGATGTTGCGCGGGTCACGGCTGTACTGCTCGCCCGTGATCGGGTCGTGGATGAAGAAGTTGATGTTCAGCGTCTTGTCGCGGCGGAAGGGGTCCACGCGAGCGGTCGACAGGTCGGCGCGGAGCGCCATGTCGGACTCGTGGATCGCCTGGAAGCCGCGGATCGACGAGCCGTCGAAGGCGAGCTCCTCCGCCGGGTCGAAGGCCGTCGCCGGGATCGTGAAGTGCTGCATCACGCCCGGAAGGTCGCAGAACCGGACGTCGACCATCTTGACGTCGTTGTCCTTGATGAACTTGTTGACCTCGTCGGCGTTCTGGAACCCGTGCTTCTCGGACATCCAACTCCTCCTACTCCCGGCCCGGGGAGGGGCGGGGTTGCAGCTCGGTCGTGCGGCCAGTGCGGTGGCACACGCTGGACCCGACCATAGGCAGACGGGATTTCTCAAGCATGACCCATTTGTTTCGTCGAAGTTAACCGGAGCGGGTGTGCGGCGCGCTGCGACGTGGCTACGCCGACCCGGACGGAAGTGATCGAAAACGGGCGCAGTACCGTGGTCGGGTGGACAACAGGCAAGCACTCGGATCGTGGCTCTCCGGCCCCCGTGCCGCGGCGGAGCAAGCAGGCGTGGACTTCGGTTACCGGGGTCAGCAGCTGGGACTCCCCGAGGAGGGACCCGGCTCGATCGCCCGCCCGGGCCGCCGGCTGGGCGCCCTCGCGGTCGACTGGGCCCTGTGCCTTCTGATCGCATACGGCTTGATCACCGACAGCTACAGCCAGGCGACCAGCAACTGGGCGC includes:
- a CDS encoding thioester domain-containing protein translates to MIGVLASGMLVSGAAATAVAADAGAGGTGDGVLVVTKAEIVEDDYIAHVLEPEGEDDGLPGGLIKVTTSEGATLFAYCLDAGTALKDGAAYREAGRSEVPTLKGNPDAAKIDWILRHGYPTFSEAVLGKLIGGKLSKKAAAGATQAAIWRLTNHVKAVPWDPAGADLADYLVAHAADAEEPAPSLVLDPGTVTGPAGATLGPITIGTTGDKTTASLDPAAVAAGVALTDREGNVLSDGSGKLIEAVLDGESLFVKVPAGARQGSATVSAQGLVPVPVGHKLASADSQSLALVTGDRVPVTTHAKASWTGATTPPSPTADPSGSASPSPSQSVSPTAPGATSEPGAPSSPSTPSTPSAPSDPGSPGASASPDPSGTTGQAPTPGVTHSGGAGEPEPASAGGRAGGSGLASTGSSGAVGFAAVAAGGLVVIGAAVVLIHGWRRRYRTMD
- the glnA gene encoding type I glutamate--ammonia ligase; protein product: MSEKHGFQNADEVNKFIKDNDVKMVDVRFCDLPGVMQHFTIPATAFDPAEELAFDGSSIRGFQAIHESDMALRADLSTARVDPFRRDKTLNINFFIHDPITGEQYSRDPRNIAKKAEAYLASTGIADTAYFGPEAEFYVFDSVRFETSANQGFYHIDSEAGAWNTGAEENNRGYKVRYKGGYFPAPPVDHFADLRSEISLELENVGLQVERQHHEVGTAGQAEINYKFNTLLAAADDLMLFKYIVKNVAWRNGKTATFMPKPIFGDNGSGMHVHQSLWANGDPLFYDETGYAGLSDTARYYIGGILKHAPSLLAFTNPTVNSYHRLVPGFEAPVNMVYSQRNRSAAMRIPITGSNPKAKRVEFRAPDPSSNPYLAFSALLLAGLDGVKNKIEPAEPIDKDLYELAPEEHANVQQVPTNLEAVLHALEDDNEYLQAGGVFTSDLIETWIDYKRTHEIAPIQLRPHPHEFELYFDL
- a CDS encoding RDD family protein; this translates as MDNRQALGSWLSGPRAAAEQAGVDFGYRGQQLGLPEEGPGSIARPGRRLGALAVDWALCLLIAYGLITDSYSQATSNWALGLLLVLSVLTVGTIGSTPGKRLFGLVVVSANGGRLSLWRVVVRSVLVCLAIPALIWDRDGRGLHDRLSGAVQVRI